Proteins from one Mytilus galloprovincialis chromosome 11, xbMytGall1.hap1.1, whole genome shotgun sequence genomic window:
- the LOC143052941 gene encoding uncharacterized protein LOC143052941 isoform X2: MDIITDGSTDKVQEQILKTCKMLLKEAEKIHNVEVKHENDPDLVDLNFNSLVTVIDNIKTEVMEQDTVETEVMEQDTVKTEFKTQYTVETEEDTAKTEPFTFKREPVAMATELVSIVTGHSTIETKLGTMVTRPVIQSQKLDTYRKSAFSEKMLNSLNKDSLEDYTTTVNAYSSLNPAKICLTNTLNQPTNENTLQTLTNNSYKPRNQNILQGSAEIFTKTSAKEVLNEPFTQSQQSSKTTEMSYDALIDPDEMSSDALIDPDEIKKEIVDYLEQSGTSELILSRDTVRNGQEIDGDNDNSREAQNSQELEEGKEIKLEPTDAESNLYTYEKISHLNKYVGKKSRKVYKLYKCTVCKKTFDYLLCVQNHVRIHTGDRPYKCGACPKDFVTKCSLAEHEKVHTGDRPHVCLI; encoded by the exons ATGGACATAATTACTGATGGGTCTACAGATAAAGTTCAG gAACAAATCCTTAAAACTTGCAAAATGCTGTTGAAAGAGGCAGAGAAAATCCACAACGTGGAAGTCAAACATGAAAATGACCCAGATCTGGTAGATTTGAATTTCAATTCATTGGTAACCGTAATAGATAACATTAAAACAGAAGTTATGGAACAAGACACCGTGGAAACAGAAGTTATGGAACAAGACACCGTAAAAACAGAATTTAAAACACAATACACTGTTGAAACAGAAGAAGATACTGCAAAAACAGAGCCATTTACTTTCAAAAGAGAACCAGTTGCTATGGCAACAGAACTAGTGTCTATAGTAACAGGACACTCCACTATAGAAACAAAATTAGGTACCATGGTAACAAGGCCAGTTATTCAATCACAAAAGCTAGATACATATAGAAAGTCTGCTTTTAGTGAAAAAATGTTAAATTCTTTGAACAAAGATAGTTTAGAAGATTATACAACCACAGTGAATGCATATTCTAGTTTAAATCCTGCAAAAATATGCTTGACAAATACATTAAACCAACCTACAAATGAAAACACTTTACAGACCTTGacaaataattcatacaaaccaagaaatcaaaacattttacAAGGTAGTGCGGAAATTTTTACGAAGACATCAGCAAAAGAGGTCCTAAATGAACCATTTACGCAGAGTCAGCAATCTTCCAAAACTACTGAAATGTCATATGATGCTTTAATTGATCCAGATGAAATGTCATCTGATGCTTTAATTGATCCAGAtgaaataaaaaaggaaattGTAGATTACTTAGAACAATCTGGTACTTCAGAACTGATTCTTAGTAGGGATACAGTCAGAAATGGACAAGAAATAGATGGAGACAATGATAATAGCAGAGAGGCTCAGAATAGCCAAGAACTGGAGGAAGGAAAAGAAATCAAATTGGAACCTACTGATGCTGAGTCTAATCTTTACACAtacgaaaaaatatcacatttaaataaatatgtcGGTAAAAAGTCAAGAAAGGTGTACAAACTGTATAAGTGTACGGTGTGTAAGAAGACGTTCGACTATCTATTATGTGTACAGAACCACGTCAGAATACATACTGGGGATAGACCATATAAGTGTGGAGCATGCCCCAAGGATTTTGTTACAAAGTGTAGTCTGGCAGAACATGAGAAAGTTCATACAG gtgACCGTCCACATGTCTGTCTCATCTGA
- the LOC143052941 gene encoding uncharacterized protein LOC143052941 isoform X1, which yields MDIITDGSTDKVQEQILKTCKMLLKEAEKIHNVEVKHENDPDLVDLNFNSLVTVIDNIKTEVMEQDTVETEVMEQDTVKTEFKTQYTVETEEDTAKTEPFTFKREPVAMATELVSIVTGHSTIETKLGTMVTRPVIQSQKLDTYRKSAFSEKMLNSLNKDSLEDYTTTVNAYSSLNPAKICLTNTLNQPTNENTLQTLTNNSYKPRNQNILQGSAEIFTKTSAKEVLNEPFTQSQQSSKTTEMSYDALIDPDEMSSDALIDPDEIKKEIVDYLEQSGTSELILSRDTVRNGQEIDGDNDNSREAQNSQELEEGKEIKLEPTDAESNLYTYEKISHLNKYVGKKSRKVYKLYKCTVCKKTFDYLLCVQNHVRIHTGDRPYKCGACPKDFVTKCSLAEHEKVHTGDRPHVCHICGITFMQKYKLAIHLQKHNGETNFSCDICGKGFIRKDHLNNHIQSHNKDRLFSCKICGQSYKTEKSVKAHERSHAPGTFQCHFCHKVYTQNRYLKVHINEKHNLSPLDKKDGLTTRQKQKSELVECDICQKYYRKNYIKTHAKSHDESAKDFECQVCGKRFVTESYLNYHENIHTGEGIEECDVCHKTFVNQRSLQNHKVIHSGARPYKCEICNKTFAHSCVLNVHIKTHTKDKTYTCQECGLQFSLEYYLKRHVKYQHKTGTVYECEICGKEFRRSDQIKRHKETHERKEKKKKLKENKESSQEKRKKTIKKTKTEEEKKEEKERYVESDSCPEEISTIRSCRTKRQIKEDDENVKPKLKRKKISI from the exons ATGGACATAATTACTGATGGGTCTACAGATAAAGTTCAG gAACAAATCCTTAAAACTTGCAAAATGCTGTTGAAAGAGGCAGAGAAAATCCACAACGTGGAAGTCAAACATGAAAATGACCCAGATCTGGTAGATTTGAATTTCAATTCATTGGTAACCGTAATAGATAACATTAAAACAGAAGTTATGGAACAAGACACCGTGGAAACAGAAGTTATGGAACAAGACACCGTAAAAACAGAATTTAAAACACAATACACTGTTGAAACAGAAGAAGATACTGCAAAAACAGAGCCATTTACTTTCAAAAGAGAACCAGTTGCTATGGCAACAGAACTAGTGTCTATAGTAACAGGACACTCCACTATAGAAACAAAATTAGGTACCATGGTAACAAGGCCAGTTATTCAATCACAAAAGCTAGATACATATAGAAAGTCTGCTTTTAGTGAAAAAATGTTAAATTCTTTGAACAAAGATAGTTTAGAAGATTATACAACCACAGTGAATGCATATTCTAGTTTAAATCCTGCAAAAATATGCTTGACAAATACATTAAACCAACCTACAAATGAAAACACTTTACAGACCTTGacaaataattcatacaaaccaagaaatcaaaacattttacAAGGTAGTGCGGAAATTTTTACGAAGACATCAGCAAAAGAGGTCCTAAATGAACCATTTACGCAGAGTCAGCAATCTTCCAAAACTACTGAAATGTCATATGATGCTTTAATTGATCCAGATGAAATGTCATCTGATGCTTTAATTGATCCAGAtgaaataaaaaaggaaattGTAGATTACTTAGAACAATCTGGTACTTCAGAACTGATTCTTAGTAGGGATACAGTCAGAAATGGACAAGAAATAGATGGAGACAATGATAATAGCAGAGAGGCTCAGAATAGCCAAGAACTGGAGGAAGGAAAAGAAATCAAATTGGAACCTACTGATGCTGAGTCTAATCTTTACACAtacgaaaaaatatcacatttaaataaatatgtcGGTAAAAAGTCAAGAAAGGTGTACAAACTGTATAAGTGTACGGTGTGTAAGAAGACGTTCGACTATCTATTATGTGTACAGAACCACGTCAGAATACATACTGGGGATAGACCATATAAGTGTGGAGCATGCCCCAAGGATTTTGTTACAAAGTGTAGTCTGGCAGAACATGAGAAAGTTCATACAG gtgACCGTCCACATGTTTGCCACATCTGTGGCATTACATTTATGCAGAAATATAAGTTGGCTATCCATTTACAGAAACATAATGGTGAGACTAACTTCAGCTGTGATATATGTGGGAAAGGATTCATCAGAAAAGATCATTTAAATAATCACATCCAGTCACACAATAAGGATAGGCTTTTCTCTTGTAAGATATGTGGTCAAAGTTATAAAACAGAGAAATCGGTAAAGGCACATGAAAGATCACATGCCCCGGGGACATTCCAATGTCATTTTTGTCATAAGGTTTATACACAGAACAGATACCTCAAGGTTCATATCAATGAAAAACACAATCTCTCTCCGCTAGACAAAAAGGATGGATTGACAACTAGACAGAAACAGAAATCGGAACTGGTTGAGTGTGATATATGTCAGAAATATTAtcgaaaaaattatataaaaacacaTGCTAAAAGTCATGACGAAAGTGCCAAGGATTTTGAGTGTCAGGTCTGTGGGAAAAGATTTGTAACggaaagttatttaaattatcatgaaaacaTTCATACAGGTGAGGGAATAGAAGAGTGCGATGTTTGTCATAAAACGTTTGTCAATCAAAGATCCCTTCAAAATCACAAGGTCATACATTCAGGAGCACGCCCATATAAGTGTGAGATTTGTAATAAAACGTTCGCTCATTCATGTGTACTCAATGTACATATAAAAACACACACCAAAGATAAGACATACACATGTCAGGAATGTGGTTTACAGTTTAGTTTAGAGTATTATCTAAAGAGACATGTTAAATATCAACACAAGACTGGGACGGTTTATGAATGTGAAATTTGTGGGAAGGAATTTAGAAGGAGTGACCAGATCAAAAGacacaaagaaacacacgaaaggaaagaaaagaaaaaaaaattgaaagaaaacaaagagAGTAGTCAAGAAAAGAGGAAGAAAACAATAAAGAAGACTAAAACAGAAGAAGAGAAAAAGGAAGAAAAAGAACGTTATGTAGAAAGTGATTCTTGTCCTGAGGAAATAAGTACAATTAGGTCATGCAGAACGAAGAGACAAATTAAAGAGGACGATGAAAATGTTAAACCTAAattgaaacgaaaaaaaatatcaatatga